A DNA window from Seriola aureovittata isolate HTS-2021-v1 ecotype China chromosome 8, ASM2101889v1, whole genome shotgun sequence contains the following coding sequences:
- the gabra6a gene encoding gamma-aminobutyric acid receptor subunit alpha-6a gives MGQSTLNLGIFFSAFRLGNVSGNEKIYSDNITRILDRLLDGYDNRLRPGSGGGVTEVKTDIFVTSFGPVSDVEMEYTMDMFFRQMWVDERLKFEGPTEILRLNNLMVDKIWTPDTFFRNSKKSISHNMTTPNKLFRIMQNGTVLYTMRLTISAECPMRLIDFPMDGHACPLRFGSYAYTSSEIMFTWRKGPIASVDCPKESMSLLQYDLVGQTLSSEIFKSNTGHYSVQVVHFLLQRKLGYYLIQTYIPLIMVVVLSQVSFWINKESVPARTVAGITTVLTMTTLSISARQSLPKVAYATAMDWFIAVCFAFVASALIEFAAVNYFATLQANRLKKQRARQDKLEVLATGSDDDDTVSSDSSPREGLKRRNHSVCRSEPGDAPPLPIFLQQGSAFPQIPQLAGTSPIDMYARVLFPLAFALFNLIYWYIYLAKDTMERARYTSHIQLSLYIYLGIAWYIYKGKGTIQKSRHLKDRAGDIQISLIDKKFHGKTKTSNELILLTSVVSVSKA, from the exons ATGGGTCAGAGTACACTCAAcctgggaatttttttttctgctttcagacTTGGTAATGTAAGTGGAAATGAGAAGATTTACTCAGACAACATCACTCGCATTTTGGATCGGCTTTTGGATGGTTATGACAACAGACTGCGACCTGGATCTGGAG GTGGTGTTACAGAGGTGAAAACAGACATCTTTGTCACCAGCTTTGGACCAGTTTCAGATGTTGAGATG GAGTACACTATGGACATGTTCTTCCGTCAAATGTGGGTTGATGAGCGTCTTAAGTTCGAGGGACCCACTGAAATCCTGCGGCTGAACAACCTTATGGTGGACAAGATCTGGACACCAGATACTTTCTTCAGAAACTCCAAGAAGTCCATTTCCCATAATATGACCACACCCAACAAGCTCTTCCGCATCATGCAGAATGGGACTGTCCTCTACACTATGAG ACTGACAATCAGTGCAGAATGTCCCATGAGGTTGATAGACTTCCCCATGGATGGCCATGCCTGTCCTCTCAGGTTTGGAAGCT ATGCCTACACAAGCAGTGAAATTATGTTCACCTGGAGGAAGGGGCCGATAGCATCTGTTGATTGTCCCAAGGAGTCCATGAGTCTTCTGCAGTATGATCTGGTGGGACAGACTTTGTCCAGTGAGATATTCAAATCAAATACAG GTCACTACTCTGTGCAGGTGGTCCATTTCCTCCTCCAGAGGAAGCTCGGCTACTACCTCATACAGACCTACATCCCCCTCATAATGGTTGTTGTGTTGTCACAAGTCTCTTTTTGGATTAACAAAGAGTCTGTTCCTGCTCGTACAGTTGCTG GCATCACCACAGTGCTGACAATGACCACTTTGAGCATCAGCGCCCGTCAGTCACTTCCCAAAGTGGCCTATGCCACTGCCATGGATTGGTTCATTGCTGTGTGCTTTGCCTTCGTGGCGTCGGCTCTCATTGAGTTTGCAGCAGTAAACTACTTTGCCACCCTCCAGGCCAACCGTCTGAAGAAACAAAGAGCCAGACAAGACAAGCTTGAGGTGTTGGCTACCGGCAGCGACGATGACGACACAGTTTCG TCGGACAGCAGCCCTCGGGAAGGCCTGAAGAGGAGAAACCACTCAGTGTGCCGCAGTGAGCCAGGAGATGCTCCGCCACTGCCGATCTTCCTCCAGCAGGGCTCAGCTTTTCCTCAAATCCCACAGCTGGCCGGCACCAGCCCCATCGACATGTATGCCCGTGTCCTCTTCCCCCTGGCCTTCGCCCTCTTCAACCTCATCTACTGGTACATCTACCTGGCCAAGGACACCATGGAGAGGGCCAGGTACACTAGCCACATTCAGTTATCTTTGTACATCTATCTGGGTATTGCCTGGTATATCTACAAGGGCAAAGGCACCATTCAGAAGTCCAGACATTTAAAGGATAGGGCTGGTGATATTCAGATTTCTCTTATTGACAAGAAATTCCATggaaagaccaaaaccagcaatgaattgatcctactCACGAGTGTTGTCTCAGTTTCCAAAGCGTGA